The sequence TGCGTCTAAAGCTTGCTTAGCTTCTGGTGTAATATCGCTTTGCGACCAACCACCAGTTAGGTTTTTAGTGCTACAGATCGGATTCGCAGTCTCTTGTGGCTGAATTGGTACCTCAGATTTCTGACTACATCCAGCTAACGCAGCGACACTAAACAAGGTTGCTACTCCAAGTAATGATGTTAATCGTACTTTCTTCATAAATTCTCTCTACCTCAATCATTCACGAGGGAATACTCGCAATAATGTTTCATATGTAGGCAAGCTTAAACCTCAAATGTCAACACTTCATCAGAGATTATGGTGTAACTACTCTATAAACACAGAAGATTGTCAGGAAAACAAAGCCGAGTATTCTGGCTCGGGGTTATCCACCTGATATTTAAATCATTAAAATGGGTAGCGAGGGAGTAAGCGAGTATAAGACAGACACAACCCATCAGTTGATCACATGCTTCAAGGTTGAGGCATTTCCATCGCGATTAATAAGGTTAGCTCATCTTGATATGAATTATGATATTGGTTCAAAAAAACAGAGAATTCGCATTATTTTATAAATTCAAAAGTATATTCTCGACTTAATCATTATTTAATCCAGCATTATGGAAGAGAGTACAAGCTATTGATAATAGTATATTTTATTCATCCATAAACTGATTCAAATATGACAAAGCTTTGTTGTTAAGGGTGAACGCAAGTAGTAGAATTTCGTCCGATTATGCAACTTACCTCTCACATCATGGACACAAGTAAAGTTACGATTAGCTCGCTCAAAGTAACGTAACTTCAAACACATACTTAAAATCAGTGTCCTGTAGATAGCGGCAGATCGTATAAAAATAATTATATAAACCTAGGCTAGGTTAAACATGAAATTAACGTCGTCTTTAGGCTCGCTGTTGGCTAGCAGTCTGTCTATCGAAAAGAAACAACAAGCGCTGATCGAGCTCGTGATCAACACTTATCAGCCACAAGATCGCACTGCACTTTTCCAAACCGTCACAGACTACCGTAGACGACTATTGGAATCGTTCTTCCCAGAACATCAACACAAAAGCCTCTCCGTTTTATTTGAATTGATGGACTATCGCGATCTCATTCAACGCTATCCAAGCAGTTTATCGACCGAGATGGCATTGTTAGAGGAAGCGGCAGGTCAGTGTTACATGCATTGGTTAGACTTTTGGTGCGAATGCGAAATTGCTGCCATTAAGGCAAAGTCGCCGCTCGATAGTCGTTCACCCTCTGGTATCGATCTTCCCATTAAAGACAGCGCTTATTACAGTGCGATCATCGATCAGATAGAAGATGATCAACTTGTGGTACAAACACCCAGTCACCCACAAGGAATGCCTATCAGTGATGCCATCGCTTTAAGCAACCTTGAGGTTTTCATCAAGGGTGAAAAATGGTTTGAGATGCTGCCTTTATTACACCTGTCACAAACGGGTAAGCACTTTATCCTGCTCAAACACCCAGACGATGAAGCCTTCCCAACATTAGTTTCTTCCGCCTTGATTCAAGATTGGTCAAAAAATGAAACCTGGCTAAGCTATGCGCCGCCATTCAGCAATGATCACTGGCAATACTGCTTACCAAATCATGGTTACGATTCACTTTCAGGGTTACAGCTATTCACGCCACCGATATTGTCAAAATGTGACTCTCTGCCAAAATTCGATAATCAGTTTCAGTTACAACTATCCGAAACTCGAGCCATATGTGAAGTTCTGCGCTTAACCGTCAGTGGAAATACCCAACAAAAACTCTACTTCCTCTATCTCGCTCAAAAAGAGCTGATGAGCGTCTTACATCAAGTTGGCTACAAAATTGGCTTCACCATCATTGAACAACCTTTCATGCTTCAGTTTTATCAAGCTATTGACCCAAAAGCGTATTTCCATTCGGGATATTACGAATTGAACGATGACGGCACCACCATTTACCGTGGCTTTTGGAATTTCGAATTGATGGTCAACGTATTTAATGACACCGACTTCAAAGGCTACAAACGCGCCGTGCGTAACAGCAGAAAACTTAACTCTGTTCAACAACCAGTTTCTCTGCAACAACCAAGCTCGGTAAATAAGGACGAACATGTTTGATTTCGGCTTAGAAGCCATCATCCACGCCAAAGCGATAACGCTTCTTGCGACGGTTGTTGTAGTCGTGATGTGGTTACTCTACTATTGCTACCGTCTGAAACTAAAGAGCGAAGCGATCGCAGGTACACACCACGTTGCCTACATCGCCTATTCGGTCTGTATTGTGGCGTGGATCAGCAGTAATGCGTATTTCCATACCGACTTATTATCAGAGCTTGGGCCGTCAGCAGCTGTGTTTGCAGCCAAATTTGCCAACCTCGCCTCCTTCTTTGCGTTTGCCTTCGCGTATTACTTCTCGTGTCAGCTTGCCGCCGAGCAACGCAACGGTAAGGTGCACCTATGGCAACAAGCGATTTTCGTCACTCTAACCGTCTACTCCTTGTTTATTAATTTAAGTCCGGGCTTAACCGTTGAAGACGTTATCATTGTTGGTCCAAGTCAGTTCGTGATTGAATTTGGCCCGCACACTTCGTACTTCTTCATCGGCATGATCAGCTTTGTGGTACTGACACTGGGTAACCTAGTGGCAATGCGCGCCAACAGCAGCAAGCTCACGCTGACCAAAACCAGCTATATGATTGCAGGTATCTTGGTGTTCATGTTGTCCACAGCAACGATCCACCTAGGTATGACTTACTTCTTGCGTGATTTCTCACTGACTTGGCTACCACCAGCCTTGTCTATTAGTGAGATGTTGTTCGTTGGGTATGCCCTGCTGACATCTCGTTTCTACAGCGTGAAATACCTTGCGTACATGAGCCTGAACGCCCTGTTAGTGTGTGCTATTCTAGTGATACCGTTTGGTGCGATATTCATCCCGCTGACCGAAGATAATCAATGGCTAATCGCCATTCCAATCTGCGCGCTAATAGGCATTACTTGGCATGTACTTTATAAACGTGTGAGCCGTTATGCCTCCTTCTTTGTCTACGGGAACAAGACAACACCAGTACAGCAAATCCTTGCTTTAGAAGAAGATTTCAAGCTATCAATTGATGATGCGATGCGTCGTTTGGGTAGCCTACTTCAAATCCCAGAAGACAAACTGCGCCTTGTTAACAGCAACTACAACGAGACTTTCTACGAAGACTACCTGTCGACCAGCAAGTCTGTTTTAGTGTTCGACGAACTGTCTGAAGAGCTCGATTACACTGCGCCAGCAAAACGTTCTATCAATGCGCTCTATGAAAAGATGAGTTCTAACAACACGGCCTTGGTAATGCCTCTGTTTGGTCAGGGAAAGTCGGTCACGCACTTGTTGGTGTCATCGCACAAGAGCAACGATCAGATGTTCTCTAACGAAGAGATTTCTGCACTGCAAACCTTGTTAACTCGTGTGCAAAGTACCATCGAAGCGGATAGACGCATTCGCCAAAGTCGTGCTCTGGCTAACTCCATTGCCCATGAGATGCGTAACCCGCTTGCTCAAGTGCAACTGCACTTCGAAGTACTAAAGCAGCACATCGACAACCAAGCGCCAGCAAAACAGATCCTACTTGATATCGAAAACG is a genomic window of Vibrio crassostreae containing:
- a CDS encoding acyl-homoserine-lactone synthase, which codes for MKLTSSLGSLLASSLSIEKKQQALIELVINTYQPQDRTALFQTVTDYRRRLLESFFPEHQHKSLSVLFELMDYRDLIQRYPSSLSTEMALLEEAAGQCYMHWLDFWCECEIAAIKAKSPLDSRSPSGIDLPIKDSAYYSAIIDQIEDDQLVVQTPSHPQGMPISDAIALSNLEVFIKGEKWFEMLPLLHLSQTGKHFILLKHPDDEAFPTLVSSALIQDWSKNETWLSYAPPFSNDHWQYCLPNHGYDSLSGLQLFTPPILSKCDSLPKFDNQFQLQLSETRAICEVLRLTVSGNTQQKLYFLYLAQKELMSVLHQVGYKIGFTIIEQPFMLQFYQAIDPKAYFHSGYYELNDDGTTIYRGFWNFELMVNVFNDTDFKGYKRAVRNSRKLNSVQQPVSLQQPSSVNKDEHV
- a CDS encoding cystatin family protein → MKKVRLTSLLGVATLFSVAALAGCSQKSEVPIQPQETANPICSTKNLTGGWSQSDITPEAKQALDAVLGQMNTSAELKQILSVRTQVVAGLNYAIEFEMDNGEVWNTIVYRSLQGDIEMTRPAQKGRLCS
- the luxN gene encoding quorum-sensing autoinducer 1 sensor kinase/phosphatase LuxN — protein: MFDFGLEAIIHAKAITLLATVVVVVMWLLYYCYRLKLKSEAIAGTHHVAYIAYSVCIVAWISSNAYFHTDLLSELGPSAAVFAAKFANLASFFAFAFAYYFSCQLAAEQRNGKVHLWQQAIFVTLTVYSLFINLSPGLTVEDVIIVGPSQFVIEFGPHTSYFFIGMISFVVLTLGNLVAMRANSSKLTLTKTSYMIAGILVFMLSTATIHLGMTYFLRDFSLTWLPPALSISEMLFVGYALLTSRFYSVKYLAYMSLNALLVCAILVIPFGAIFIPLTEDNQWLIAIPICALIGITWHVLYKRVSRYASFFVYGNKTTPVQQILALEEDFKLSIDDAMRRLGSLLQIPEDKLRLVNSNYNETFYEDYLSTSKSVLVFDELSEELDYTAPAKRSINALYEKMSSNNTALVMPLFGQGKSVTHLLVSSHKSNDQMFSNEEISALQTLLTRVQSTIEADRRIRQSRALANSIAHEMRNPLAQVQLHFEVLKQHIDNQAPAKQILLDIENGQAAIQRGRQLIDIILREVSDSSPEHGPVTMTSIHKAVDQAVSHYGFENEKIIERIRLPQHADFVVKLNETLFNFVIFNLIRNAIYYFDSYPDSQIEISTKIDSYENVLIFRDTGPGIDEAIAHKIFDDFFSYQKSGGSGLGLGYCQRVMRSFGGRVECHSKLGEFTEFHLYFPVVPNAPKADALRTPYFNDWKHNQTTTQDKTCADTQPTSSRESESHLAPTVLIVDDKEVQRTLVQMYLSRLGVNSLQAKNGENAVELFRTHKVDLILMDVQMPIMNGFDASQIIKARSPQTPIIALSGESGQRELEMINQLMDGRLEKPTSLNALQHVLDNWLEKDWASNASKEAEGEE